CACATTACCATATCCTCCATAATTCCCACAACCAGCTCTAAAATAGCTAAAAAAGCTGTAATGGGAGCAGATATTGTTTTAATTGCAACTGACGTTGATGCGCCAGGAAGAGAACTTGCAGAGAAGTTCCAAAAAGTCCTGAAAGATGAAGTGGGACATATTGAAAGAATGAAACTTCCATTTGGCCACGATGTGGAATATATAGACCCTTTCCTTATACAAAATGAAATAAAAAATGCAATAATAAGGTCAGGATTAACTTCTATTGCTAACATTAAATTGTATCGCGATTTAGAAGATAAATTAAAAGAATCAGAATTAAATATTCGTAATTTATCTGAAGAAAACAACGATTTAAAAGCAGCAAATGATGATATTTCTAATAACAGTGAAAAAATATCCAAAGAAAATGCTAAACTGAAAGAGAAATTTGAAAGTTTAAATGAGAAACATGGAAATTTAAAGAACAAATTTGCTGCAATGAAGAATGAATATAAAACTATTCAGGATAAAGAGTTATTTGAAGTATTTCCTATTAAAGAACTATGGAAAGAAGCTTTTGATGAAGAATTAGAATTTAAAGAACAAATTTATTTTATAAGCAACGAATTTAAACCAGAAAATTTAGTTGTTGGCCAAAACAGAATCGCTGCTTTAACCAAAAAAGATGCTATTGATTGGCTTAAAATCATTAGAACAGTCCTAATTTTTTATGATTCAAAAATTGAAGATTTAAAAGAAGAGTTTGATAAAGGGAAGATTTAATTTATACTAATTATAAAATATAATATAATTTCAAATTTTAAAATAACCTTATTTTCAGTTAGAGATCAGCATAGAAGAGGAGAATGGAAATTGCGAGATAAGTGTGGTATTGTAGGTGCATATTCTCATAATAAGTCAAAAAACGTCTCAAGATCGATATACTATGGCCTTTATGCATTACAACATAGAGGGCAGGAATCAGCAGGAATATCTGTTCATGATGGGAATGAAATAGGTACCTCTAAAGGTATGGGGCTTGTCTGCGACGTATTTAACAATGGAAACATTGAAGGACTTGAGGGACCTGTAGGCATTGGACATGTAAGATATTCAACTACAGGTAAATCAAAAATAGAAAACTCACAGCCTTTTTGCAGTGAATTTGATTTTGGAAATATTGCAATCGCCCATAATGGAGATATTATCAACTCCATGGAATTAAGGCATGAACTAGAATTATCAGGCCATAAATTTAAATCAGATACAGATTCTGAAGTTATTTTTCATTTACTTAGCGTAGAATATTCAAAAACCGAAGATATACTCAGCGCTATTCAGGAAACATCTAAAAAATTAATTGGTTCATATTCTCTTGTTATTTTATTAAATAATGATTTAATTGTTGTAAGAGATCCAGTGGGTATAAAACCACTTTCCATTGGAAAAAAAGATGATATAATACTTGTAGCGTCTGAAACAGTTGCGTTTGATGCTATTGGTGGTGAATATATCCGGGCTATAAAACCTGGGGAAATAATGATTATAAATGATGAAATAAAAAGCTTTCAGATGGAAAACAAGAAATCCGTCAAAAGAGCACATTGTATGTTTGAATATGTTTATTTTGCACGTCCTGATAGTATATTAGATGATAGAAATGTTTATGATGTTAGATTGAAAATTGGAAAATCACTCTTAAAAGAATATCCTGCAGATGTAGAAGTTGTAATGCCTGTTCCTGACTCTGCAATTACAGCAGCAATAGGTTATTCCAGAGAATCAGGATTACCTTACGGAGAGGGACTTATAAAAAACCGTTATGTAGGTAGAACATTTATTATGCCCACACAAACAGAACGTGAAAACTCTGTAAGGCTTAAAATGAACCCTGTTAAATCAGAACTTGAAGGAAAAAAAATAGTGCTTATAGATGACAGTATTGTGCGAGGAACAACATCCAAAGCCACAGTTAATGTTTTAAAGGAAGCTGGAGTTAAGGAAATTCATTTA
This portion of the Methanobacterium sp. genome encodes:
- a CDS encoding topoisomerase; the protein is MGNKTPIDVRIIVEGASDVESISKAMRNIALGAEYHITISSIIPTTSSKIAKKAVMGADIVLIATDVDAPGRELAEKFQKVLKDEVGHIERMKLPFGHDVEYIDPFLIQNEIKNAIIRSGLTSIANIKLYRDLEDKLKESELNIRNLSEENNDLKAANDDISNNSEKISKENAKLKEKFESLNEKHGNLKNKFAAMKNEYKTIQDKELFEVFPIKELWKEAFDEELEFKEQIYFISNEFKPENLVVGQNRIAALTKKDAIDWLKIIRTVLIFYDSKIEDLKEEFDKGKI
- the purF gene encoding amidophosphoribosyltransferase; this translates as MRDKCGIVGAYSHNKSKNVSRSIYYGLYALQHRGQESAGISVHDGNEIGTSKGMGLVCDVFNNGNIEGLEGPVGIGHVRYSTTGKSKIENSQPFCSEFDFGNIAIAHNGDIINSMELRHELELSGHKFKSDTDSEVIFHLLSVEYSKTEDILSAIQETSKKLIGSYSLVILLNNDLIVVRDPVGIKPLSIGKKDDIILVASETVAFDAIGGEYIRAIKPGEIMIINDEIKSFQMENKKSVKRAHCMFEYVYFARPDSILDDRNVYDVRLKIGKSLLKEYPADVEVVMPVPDSAITAAIGYSRESGLPYGEGLIKNRYVGRTFIMPTQTERENSVRLKMNPVKSELEGKKIVLIDDSIVRGTTSKATVNVLKEAGVKEIHLRIGCPPIISPCYYGIAMATKRELIASSKEIEDIRKYLGVDSLGYLSVDALVECIGIKRDELCLGCLTGEYPTSLPENIEEYEAKRCTCP